One Lasioglossum baleicum chromosome 6, iyLasBale1, whole genome shotgun sequence genomic window carries:
- the LOC143209289 gene encoding diacylglycerol kinase eta isoform X7 yields the protein MKSVGYICVIQCQVGVLPLGTGNDLARVLGWGSSCDDDTHLPQLLEKYEKAGTKMLDRWSIMTFERSISLPCHKTALKSSIVHQYENNVITHVTNILQSDQDNIDLSSIQILCDTVKDFASHIVENINLKDQQVEDKCRVLQQKLDLFLQTLCKEEGYLSEYPEETDNNDLNADACLPLESYEKGALEKPEKDITNLKKVLRGRRFVEREIVMSRANSLKRFIRHLVEYLQLTVDDHINTHTKHTSKTTDATASLDDTTILNSVSNKKQQMDIPGLKFEHNEILSVEPLIESIKSTEDSACNLSPTPNVASLSPMPDLRRDSQPEELLTLPAPDGFADSRRNSENLPQGPFNFHESISVYTQEETEINVSNYQHESNNIEVSSEVQTSVTKTNFDTSSDDATIQDTIISPDTDSIHSRHVSPEHEQKFENRSKMDTPRGSCSNSIASTDSINSDTSDLKSYIMRNSESEIVRIGSDIFDSTKRSDSSEIGHIDSPDNSEMFTSEVQNSESLIDDLSSLGQDLISTMIGEKYDSVRECLESEHVEKPQKYCSLAQFVEGNDIARRSFKKPAKTFTVIERENKVKPKLGSLEQSTVDAVKSNDSQDVKTSDLLSPVCCFTVSSDTTPTNEKPNHFPPTISVIINPPSPSMSIESQHDLDTAYKMSPYLRRHNGESMEKLSVELPDAGFSPQATRRISSGSLLKASEVVSLAATAARLGGSNASLRHERVKSFDKTEDAKKLPIINPLVRLSMWPNVSGGTGLISQALLANADALCAAVSPLMDPDETLMEGYFERCVMNNYFGIGIDAKISLDFHHKREEHPEKCRSRAKNYMWYGVLGSKQWLQKTYKNLEQRVQLECDGQRIPLPSLQGIVVLNIPSFMGGTNFWGGTKEGDLFLAPSFDDRILEVVAVFGSVQMAASRLINLQHHRIAQCQTVQINILGNEGVPIQVDGEAWIQPPGIIRIIHKNRMQMLYRNRALETSLKTWEEKQRSTLTAISQSTSTLSSAQMHSQSKSSLSTHTKPSHLNDEEMYILLGFIEVVTTLVKWVKLLIISHPSLEADLYQVATRTDQALEQVHPDGKILQGTNLRPVVTELVSSARQLYEDSCELLRDKAYNLRLREDLENKLSFSLANMEQELKKCVFDEGGTGLVYLQCLPPDDQGDKKNRHRGLFWLKFRRLGGNTGTHPARDQVTTWGVQEVCSWLENLQLGEYTDKFVSHDIRGRELLTLARRDLKELGITKVGHVKRILQAIHDLNN from the exons ATGAAATCAGTAGGATATATTTGCGTTATT CAGTGCCAAGTTGGAGTTCTACCTTTGGGAACAGGAAATGATCTGGCACGTGTATTAGGTTGGGGGTCTTCTTGTGATGATGATACTCATTTACCCCAGTTGTTAGAAAAATATGAGAAAGCAGGCACGAAAATGCTCGATCGATGGAGTATTATGACTTTTGAACGTAGCATATCTTTGCCATGTCACAAAACTGCTTTAAAGTCCAGTATTGTCCATCAATACGAAAACAATGTTATTACTCATGTAACAAACATTTTACAGTCGGATCAGGACAATATAGATTTATCTAGTATTCA aattttgtgtgacacagtaaaagattttgcGTCGCACAtagtagaaaatataaatttaaaggaCCAACAAGTGGAAGACAAGTGTAGGGTACTTCAGCAAAAGCTTGATTTGTTTTTACAAACGTTATGCAAGGAAGAAGGATATTTAAGTGAATATCCTGAAGAAACGGATAATAATGATCTAAATGCTGATGCTTGTCTACCACTTGAAAGCTATGAGAAAGGTGCGTTAGAGAAACCAGAAAAAGACATAACGAATTTAAAAAAAGTTCTAAGAGGGAGGCGTTTTGTAGAGAGAGAAATTGTAATGTCAAG agCGAATAGCTTAAAAAGATTTATAAGACATCTTGTAGAGTATTTACAATTGACTGTAGACGATCATATTAATACACACACTAAACATACTTCCAAAACAACAGATGCAACTGCTTCACTGGATGATACTACAATCTTGAATTCTGTATCAA ATAAAAAGCAACAAATGGATATTCCTGGCTTAAAATTTGAACATAACGAAATCTTATCTGTGGAGCCGTTAATAGAATCTATAAAAAGTACAGAAGATTCGGCGTGCAATCTTAGTCCTACTCCTAATGTGGCGTCTTTAAGCCCAATGCCAGATCTTAGAAGAGATTCACAGCCTGAAGAGTTGTTAACATTACCTGCTCCCGATGGGTTCGCTGACAGTAGAAGAAACAGTGAAAATTTACCACAAGG CCCATTTAATTTCCATGAGTCTATATCTGTATACACTCAAgaagaaacagaaattaatgtgtctaattATCAACACGAGTCTAACAATATAGAAGTTTCATCAGAAGTTCAAACAAGTGTTACAAAAACAAACTTTGATACAAGTTCGGATGACGCTACTATACAAGATACTATTATTTCACCTGATACAGATTCAATTCATTCACGACACGTGTCCCCAGAGCATGAACAAAAGTTCGAAAACAGAAGTAAAATGGACACACCTAGAGGTAGTTGTAGTAATAGTATTGCTAGTACAGATAGCATAAACTCAGATACTTCGGATTTGAAAAGTTATATAATGCGAAatagtgaaagtgaaattg TTCGCATAGGTAGTGACATATTCGATTCCACCAAAAGATCTGACAGCTCTGAAATTGGGCATATCGATTCACCTGATAATTCAGAAATGTTTACCAGCGAAGTACAAAATTCTGAAAGTTTAATTGACGACTTAAGTTCTCTCGGACAAGATTTAATAAGCACAATGATCGGGGAAAAATATGATTCTGTTAGAGAATGTTTAGAGTCTGAGCATGTAGAGaaaccacaaaaatattgtaGTTTAGCTCAGTTTGTAGAAGGCAATGATATTGCCAGAAGATCATTTAAGAAACCAGCAAAAACTTTCACAGTTATCGAAAGAGAG AACAAAGTCAAGCCTAAATTAGGATCACTCGAACAAAGTACTGTAGATGCTGTCAAATCTAACGACTCCCAAGATGTCAAAACATCTGATCTATTAAGTCCGGTTTGTTGTTTTACTGTTTCTTCGGACACCACTCCAACAAATGAAAAACCTAATCATTTTCCACCTACAATAAGTGTTATAATTAATCCTCCAAGTCCATCTATGTCCATTGAAAGTCAGCATGATTTGGATACAGCATATAAAATGAGTCCGTATTTACGACGACATAACGGTGAAAGTATGGAAAAAT TAAGCGTTGAACTACCAGACGCTGGCTTTTCTCCTCAAGCAACTCGTCGAATTAGTAGCGGCAGTTTATTAAAAGCATCAGAAGTTGTTTCCTTAGCTGCTACAGCCGCGCGACTTGGCGGTTCTAATGCAAGTTTACGCCATGAAAGAGTAAAATCGTTCGATAAAACCGAAGATGCTAAAAAACTTCCTATCATTAATCCATTAGTTCGATTGTCTATGTGGCCCA acGTTAGTGGAGGAACAGGTCTCATTAGCCAAGCATTACTTGCAAACGCAGATGCACTTTGTGCAGCAGTGTCACCATTAATGGACCCAGATGAAACTTTAAT GGAGGGCTATTTCGAAcgttgtgttatgaacaattattttGGAATTGGCATAGATGCTAAAATTAGTCTTGATTTTCATCACAAGAGAGAAGAGCATCCAGAAAAATGTCGGTCACgagcaaaaaattatatgtGGTACGGCGTACTGGGATCTAAACAATGGTTACAGAAAACGTACAAAAACCTCGAACAAAGAGTGCAACTAGAATGTGATGGTCAACGGATACCATTACCTTCTCTGCAAGGAATAGTTGTACTAAACATTCCAAG ttTTATGGGTGGCACAAATTTTTGGGGTGGCACCAAGGAAGGAGATTTATTTTTAGCACCCTCGTTCGATGACCGTATACTAGAAGTTGTTGCGGTATTCGGTTCTGTTCAAATGGCTGCGTCAAGACTTATCAATTTGCAACACCACAGAATCGcgcagtgtcaaacagttcaaaTTAATATTCTGGGAAATGAAGGTGTGCCTATACAAGTTGACGGTGAAGCCTGGATTCAACCACCTGGAATTATACGCATCATACACAAAAATCGTATGCAAATGCTTTATAGAAATAGG GCTCTTGAGACATCTTTAAAAACGTGGGAGGAGAAACAGCGTAGTACGCTCACTGCAATATCCCAATCAACATCTACATTGAGTAGCGCACAAATGCATTCGCAATCTAAGTCCAGTTTATCGACACATACAAAGCCGTCGCATTTAAATGATGAAGAAATGTATATTTTGCTTGGGTTCATCGAAGTGGTTACAACTTTGGTTAAATGGGTCAAACTACTCATTATATCGCATCCTAGTTTAGAAGCAGATTTATATCAAGTTGCAACACGAACAGATCAGGCGCTTGAGCAAGTACATCCGGACGGAAAAATTTTACAGGGA ACCAATTTGAGACCAGTCGTAACAGAATTGGTTTCAAGTGCAAGACAACTTTACGAAGACTCTTGCGAATTACTTAGAGATAAAGCATATAATTTA AGATTGCGAGAAGATTTAGAAAATAAGTTATCTTTTTCCTTGGCCAATATGGAACAAGAATTGAAGAAATGTGTATTTGACGAAGGAGGCACAGGATTAGTATATTTACAATGTTTGCCACCTGATGATCAG GGAGATAAGAAAAATCGCCATAGAGGTTTATTCTGGTTGAAGTTCCGGCGGTTAGGAGGTAACACTGGAACGCATCCTGCTCGGGATCAAGTTACAACGTGGGGTGTTCAAGAAGTGTGCTCTTGGTTAGAGAATCTTCAATTGGGCGAATACACTGACAAGTTCGTTTCTCACGACATACGAGGTAGGGAATTGTTAACATTAGCCCGTAGAGATCTCAAAGAACTTGGTATTACTAAGGTAGGGCATGTAAAACGAATCTTACAAGCGATTCATGATTTAAATAATTAG